Proteins from a genomic interval of Narcine bancroftii isolate sNarBan1 chromosome 12, sNarBan1.hap1, whole genome shotgun sequence:
- the LOC138747753 gene encoding glucose-6-phosphatase catalytic subunit 1-like isoform X2, which translates to MLPGLEDVISVKRILFGQRPYWWVHETSYYGNVSVPVLEQYPITCETGPGSPSGHTMGSAGVWYVMVSAIMTSRFQQKPYCIQNWCLRGLLWGVFWMVQICVCASRVFVAAHFPHQVFMGVISGTVVAEVFGRINAIYKASLKRYLQITLFLFSFALGFYLLLKVLGVDLLWSVEKAQRWCARAEWIHIDTTPFAGLVRNMGALFGLGLALNSPIYAESCKGKRGQQFCFRISCTVASLIVLHLFDSVKPPVQKELLFYFLSFCKSAAVPLAAVAIIPFSVSQVMNQQEKKVL; encoded by the exons atgttgcctggattagaggatgTGATCTCAGtgaagag GATATTATTTGGCCAAAGACCTTATTGGTGGGTTCATGAAACTTCCTACTATGGCAACGTATCTGTTCCTGTGTTGGAGCAGTACCCCATCACGTGTGAAACTGGCCCAG GAAGTCCCTCAGGTCACACCATGGGCTCAGCTGGGGTTTGGTACGTGATGGTGTCAGCAATAATGACCAGCAGATTTCAACAAAAGCCATATTGCATCCAAAACTG GTGTCTCCGTGGTTTGCTGTGGGGAGTCTTCTGGATGGTTCAGATCTGCGTCTGTGCATCCAGAGTCTTCGTGGCTGCACATTTCCCTCATCAAGTCTTCATGGGGGTCATCTCAG GCACGGTTGTGGCGGAGGTGTTTGGCCGGATTAATGCAATCTACAAAGCAAGCCTCAAGAGGTATCTGCAGATCACCCTCTTCCTGTTCTCCTTCGCTCTGGGCTTCTATCTGTTGTTGAAAGTTCTGGGAGTTGACTTGCTGTGGTCAGTGGAGAAAGCCCAGAGATGGTGCGCCCGAGCAGAATGGATCCACATTGACACCACACCCTTCGCTGGGCTGGTCAGGAACATGGGCGCCTTGTTCGGACTGGGATTAGCTCTGAATTCACCCATTTATGCCGAGAGCTGCAAAGGGAAGAGGGGCCAGCAGTTCTGCTTTAGAATAAGTTGCACTGTGGCCTCCCTGATCGTCCTGCACCTGTTTGACTCCGTGAAGCCTCCAGTGCAGAAGgaacttttgttttatttcctgTCCTTCTGCAAAAGCGCTGCTGTGCCTCTGGCAGCCGTGGCGATCATTCCATTCTCAGTATCGCAAGTTATGAACCAGCAAGAGAAAAAAGTGCTCTAG
- the LOC138747753 gene encoding glucose-6-phosphatase catalytic subunit 1-like isoform X1, which yields MDAGMDLLHSSGVDLVQYLQLNYRDSQSWFTFISVAADLRNTFYVFFPIWFHLCEAVGVKLIWVAVVGDWLNLIFKWILFGQRPYWWVHETSYYGNVSVPVLEQYPITCETGPGSPSGHTMGSAGVWYVMVSAIMTSRFQQKPYCIQNWCLRGLLWGVFWMVQICVCASRVFVAAHFPHQVFMGVISGTVVAEVFGRINAIYKASLKRYLQITLFLFSFALGFYLLLKVLGVDLLWSVEKAQRWCARAEWIHIDTTPFAGLVRNMGALFGLGLALNSPIYAESCKGKRGQQFCFRISCTVASLIVLHLFDSVKPPVQKELLFYFLSFCKSAAVPLAAVAIIPFSVSQVMNQQEKKVL from the exons ATGGACGCTGGGATGGACCTGCTCCACAGCTCCGGGGTAGACCTGGTGCAGTATCTCCAGCTGAATTACAGGGACTCCCAGAGCTGGTTCACTTTTATCTCCGTCGCTGCCGACCTGAGAAACACTTTCTATGTTTTCTTTCCCATCTGGTTCCACCTGTGTGAGGCAGTGGGCGTCAAACTGATCTGGGTGGCCGTCGTCGGAGACTGGCTCAACCTCATCTTCAAATG GATATTATTTGGCCAAAGACCTTATTGGTGGGTTCATGAAACTTCCTACTATGGCAACGTATCTGTTCCTGTGTTGGAGCAGTACCCCATCACGTGTGAAACTGGCCCAG GAAGTCCCTCAGGTCACACCATGGGCTCAGCTGGGGTTTGGTACGTGATGGTGTCAGCAATAATGACCAGCAGATTTCAACAAAAGCCATATTGCATCCAAAACTG GTGTCTCCGTGGTTTGCTGTGGGGAGTCTTCTGGATGGTTCAGATCTGCGTCTGTGCATCCAGAGTCTTCGTGGCTGCACATTTCCCTCATCAAGTCTTCATGGGGGTCATCTCAG GCACGGTTGTGGCGGAGGTGTTTGGCCGGATTAATGCAATCTACAAAGCAAGCCTCAAGAGGTATCTGCAGATCACCCTCTTCCTGTTCTCCTTCGCTCTGGGCTTCTATCTGTTGTTGAAAGTTCTGGGAGTTGACTTGCTGTGGTCAGTGGAGAAAGCCCAGAGATGGTGCGCCCGAGCAGAATGGATCCACATTGACACCACACCCTTCGCTGGGCTGGTCAGGAACATGGGCGCCTTGTTCGGACTGGGATTAGCTCTGAATTCACCCATTTATGCCGAGAGCTGCAAAGGGAAGAGGGGCCAGCAGTTCTGCTTTAGAATAAGTTGCACTGTGGCCTCCCTGATCGTCCTGCACCTGTTTGACTCCGTGAAGCCTCCAGTGCAGAAGgaacttttgttttatttcctgTCCTTCTGCAAAAGCGCTGCTGTGCCTCTGGCAGCCGTGGCGATCATTCCATTCTCAGTATCGCAAGTTATGAACCAGCAAGAGAAAAAAGTGCTCTAG